One genomic window of Arachis hypogaea cultivar Tifrunner chromosome 8, arahy.Tifrunner.gnm2.J5K5, whole genome shotgun sequence includes the following:
- the LOC112705559 gene encoding uncharacterized protein isoform X4, with protein sequence MEAEELCIAELFGLKGKKNTKKNMKTKPKKDGNVPEDSAPANNGADAGATATTVGIDNGSGNDVGASNNATTSSGIRVSSFDYSAENFFRYIDDIAALCGEDQNTDFQHSEVQRFSSSLTFLREWRDFRYPPKSIRFGYITERCQSSEEKDAGAITLPQFSSATVPQCDVQSKEQPVDTKLQESRCRDFVMCVGGPVWALDWCPWIDERPDCSAKCEFVAVATHPPGSSYHKMGAPLTGRGVIQIWCLLNIREQDEEKCYLTNKGKKRPKKDKSTKVTRPRGRPRKNPKGKVIDNTNSETPQYIPALDVQFPESSSELPASDGVCWNNEEILPIIDMSRRGHKIIEASSEKSAQIKRPRGRPKKSSKEATVCSSNSENQAVQALAVQVPEDSAEINFSGAADGYRNESALQQCSVAKQKQTKKAASACNTILETHVKSSRLKANHRDVGCNEDAALLTQVENDSSQPHGSSAMGNVVAPNSISGNVTMPKLVSCLAHNGKVAWDVKWQPRNMYDPVSKHRMGYLAVLLGNGSLEVWEVPLPRVLREIYKHREGTDPRFIKLAPVFKCSMLKRGGKQSIPLTVEWSVMPPHDYLLVGCHDGMVALWKFSIKTSSKCDDTKPVLCFRGDAAPIRAVAWTPFEGDPESFNIIVTAGHEGLKFWDLRCIIMSFEDGTMKTISLVKVANEFPVNGKTYNGKRQPWLHTYSLSSSAIWNVQVSRNTGMVAYCGADGTVFRFQLTTKAVEIGDSHHSVPFFRCGSVTEEDSTLVINSSVSTGPFPLKRSIERVRHAQSFRDLLRKSATALCGDDDLGMASESEEALSSVKQPKRQKLTGSDKKKPAESNSLVSKDDASASNLGDDTEKADFGNIPEVFPSKMVALHRVRWNMNKGSERWLCFGGAGGIVRCQEFVYTDIDRRWALKR encoded by the exons ATGGAAGCAGAAGAGCTTTGCATCGCTGAACTTTTTGGCCTCAAAGGAAAGAAGAACACTAAGAAGAACATGAAAACAAAACCAAAGAAGGATGGAAATGTTCCAGAAGATTCTGCACCGGCAAACAATGGTGCTGATGCTGGTGCTACTGCTACAACTGTAGGCATTGACAATGGCAGTGGTAATGATGTTGGCGCTAGTAATAATGCTACTACTAGTAGCGGGATTAGGGTTTCTTCGTTTGACTATTCTGCTGAGAATTTCTTCAGATACATTGATGACATTGCAGCACTATGCGGGGAAGATCAGAATACTGATTTTCAGCACAGTGAGGTTCAGAGATTCTCTTCCTCCCTCACATTTTTAAG AGAATGGAGAGATTTTAGGTATCCACCAAAAAGCATTAGGTTTGGTTACATAACTGAGAGATGTCAGAGCTCTGAGGAAAAAGATGCTGGAGCCATAACTTTGCCTCAGTTCTCATCAGCCACTGTTCCCCAG TGTGATGTGCAAAGCAAAGAGCAACCCGTGGATACCAAATTGCAGGAATCCAG ATGCAGAGACTTTGTGATGTGTGTTGGAGGCCCTGTATGGGCGTTAGATTGGTGTCCTTGGATAGATGAAAGGCCTGATTGTTCAGCTAAATGTGAG TTTGTTGCTGTTGCTACTCATCCACCTGGTTCTTCTTACCACAAGATGGGTGCCCCACTGACTGGTAGAGGTGTTATACAAATATGGTGTCTTCTAAATATCCGTGAGCAGGATgaagaaaaatgttatttaaCAAATAAGGGGAAAAAAAGACCTAAAAAAGACAAGTCAACAAAGGTGACGAGGCCTAGAGGAAGACCTAGAAAGAATCCCAAAGGAAAAGTAATTGATAACACAAATAGTGAAACCCCCCAGTACATACCAGCCCTAGATGTTCAGTTTCCAGAAAGTTCTTCTGAGCTTCCTGCTTCGGATGGGGTTTGTTGGAACAATGAAGAAATATTACCTATCATTGACATGAGTAGAAGAGGACATAAAATAATTGAGGCCTCAAGTGAAAAATCAGCACAAATAAAGAGGCCTAGAGGAAGGCCTAAAAAGAGTTCAAAAGAAGCTACTGTATGTTCTTCAAATTCTGAGAATCAAGCTGTGCAAGCTCTTGCAGTTCAGGTTCCAGAAGATTCAGCTGAAATAAATTTTTCAGGCGCAGCTGATGGATATCGCAATGAATCAGCCTTGCAACAATGTTCAGTTGCAAAGCAGAAACAAACCAAGAAAGCTGCTTCTGCATGCAATACTATCTTGGAAACTCATGTTAAAAGTAGTAGGTTGAAAGCTAACCATAGGGATGTGGGATGCAACGAAGATGCGGCACTATTGACACAGGTTGAGAATGACTCAAGTCAACCTCATGGCAGCTCTGCAATGGGTAATGTAGTCGCCCCTAATTCTATTTCAGGGAATGTGACTATGCCAAAACTTGTGTCTTGCCTAGCTCATAATGGAAAGGTGGCATGGGATGTGAAATGGCAACCGCGCAACATGTATGACCCAGTAAGCAAACACCGAATGGGCTATCTTGCTGTCTTGTTGGGCAACGGATCTCTAGAAGT GTGGGAGGTTCCTCTTCCTCGTGTGTTGAGGGAGATTTATAAGCATAGGGAGGGCACTGATCCTCGTTTTATAAAATTGGCACCTGTATTTAAATGCTCAATGTTGAAGCGTGGTGGAAAACAAAG CATTCCGTTGACAGTGGAGTGGTCTGTCATGCCCCCTCATGACTATTTACTTGTGGGCTGCCATGATGGAATG GTTGCTTTGTGGAAATTCTCTATAAAGACTTCATCTAAATGTGATG ATACAAAGCCTGTGCTTTGTTTCAGGGGAGATGCAGCTCCTATTAGAGCCGTCGCCTGGACACCGTTTGAAGG tGATCCTGAGAGTTTCAATATAATAGTTACTGCTGGACATGAAGGCCTTAAGTTTTGGGACCTGCG TTGCATCATTATGTCCTTTGAAGATGGGACAATGAAAACCATTAGCTTGGTGAAGGTTGCAAATGAATTCCCTGTAAATGGAAAAACATACAATGGGAAAAGACAACCCTGGTTGCACACTTATTCACTCTCATCTTCTGCCATATGGAATGTTCAAGTGTCACGTAACACAG GCATGGTTGCATACTGTGGTGCAGATGGTACTGTCTTCCGTTTTCAG CTTACGACTAAAGCAGTAGAAATAGGTGATTCACACCATAGTGTTCCATTCTTCCGCTGTGGGTCAGTAACTGAGGAGGACTCAACTCTTGTGATCAATAGTTCAGTTTCAACTGGTCCCTTTCCATTAAAGAGGTCCATTGAAAGGGTTCGGCATGCTCAATCTTTTCGAGACTTGCTGAGAAAAAGTGCAACCG CGCTCTGTGGTGATGACGATTTGGGTATGGCATCGGAATCTGAGGAAGCATTGTCTTCTGTGAAGCAGCCTAAAAGACAAAAACTGACTGGTAGTGACAAGAAAAAACCAGCAGAAAGTAATTCTCTTGTTAGCAAAGATGATGCGTCGGCAAGTAATCTCGGGGATGATACTGAGAAGGCAGATTTTGGTAATATACCAGAAGTATTTCCTTCCAAAATGGTAGCTTTGCATAGGGTGAGATGGAACATGAACAAGGGTAGTGAGAGATGGTTGTGCTTTGGTGGAGCCGGTGGAATTGTACGTTGTCAGGAGTTTGTTTACACTGATATTGATCGGAGATGGGCCCTGAAGAGGTGA
- the LOC112705559 gene encoding uncharacterized protein isoform X5, whose protein sequence is MEAEELCIAELFGLKGKKNTKKNMKTKPKKDGNVPEDSAPANNGADAGATATTVGIDNGSGNDVGASNNATTSSGIRVSSFDYSAENFFRYIDDIAALCGEDQNTDFQHSEVQRFSSSLTFLREWRDFRYPPKSIRFGYITERCQSSEEKDAGAITLPQFSSATVPQCDVQSKEQPVDTKLQESRCRDFVMCVGGPVWALDWCPWIDERPDCSAKCEFVAVATHPPGSSYHKMGAPLTGRGVIQIWCLLNIREQDEEKCYLTNKGKKRPKKDKSTKVTRPRGRPRKNPKGKVIDNTNSETPQYIPALDVQFPESSSELPASDGVCWNNEEILPIIDMSRRGHKIIEASSEKSAQIKRPRGRPKKSSKEATVCSSNSENQAVQALAVQVPEDSAEINFSGAADGYRNESALQQCSVAKQKQTKKAASACNTILETHVKSSRLKANHRDVGCNEDAALLTQVENDSSQPHGSSAMGNVVAPNSISGNVTMPKLVSCLAHNGKVAWDVKWQPRNMYDPVSKHRMGYLAVLLGNGSLEVWEVPLPRVLREIYKHREGTDPRFIKLAPVFKCSMLKRGGKQSIPLTVEWSVMPPHDYLLVGCHDGMVALWKFSIKTSSKCDDTKPVLCFRGDAAPIRAVAWTPFEGDPESFNIIVTAGHEGLKFWDLRNPFRPLRSMQPVPRNIYSLDWLPKPSCIIMSFEDGTMKTISLVKVANEFPVNGKTYNGKRQPWLHTYSLSSSAIWNVQVSRNTGMVAYCGADGTVFRFQLTTKAVEIGDSHHSVPFFRCGSVTEEDSTLVINSSVSTGPFPLKRSIERVRHAQSFRDLLRKSATGEMAKASNPDSQTFGLPFALW, encoded by the exons ATGGAAGCAGAAGAGCTTTGCATCGCTGAACTTTTTGGCCTCAAAGGAAAGAAGAACACTAAGAAGAACATGAAAACAAAACCAAAGAAGGATGGAAATGTTCCAGAAGATTCTGCACCGGCAAACAATGGTGCTGATGCTGGTGCTACTGCTACAACTGTAGGCATTGACAATGGCAGTGGTAATGATGTTGGCGCTAGTAATAATGCTACTACTAGTAGCGGGATTAGGGTTTCTTCGTTTGACTATTCTGCTGAGAATTTCTTCAGATACATTGATGACATTGCAGCACTATGCGGGGAAGATCAGAATACTGATTTTCAGCACAGTGAGGTTCAGAGATTCTCTTCCTCCCTCACATTTTTAAG AGAATGGAGAGATTTTAGGTATCCACCAAAAAGCATTAGGTTTGGTTACATAACTGAGAGATGTCAGAGCTCTGAGGAAAAAGATGCTGGAGCCATAACTTTGCCTCAGTTCTCATCAGCCACTGTTCCCCAG TGTGATGTGCAAAGCAAAGAGCAACCCGTGGATACCAAATTGCAGGAATCCAG ATGCAGAGACTTTGTGATGTGTGTTGGAGGCCCTGTATGGGCGTTAGATTGGTGTCCTTGGATAGATGAAAGGCCTGATTGTTCAGCTAAATGTGAG TTTGTTGCTGTTGCTACTCATCCACCTGGTTCTTCTTACCACAAGATGGGTGCCCCACTGACTGGTAGAGGTGTTATACAAATATGGTGTCTTCTAAATATCCGTGAGCAGGATgaagaaaaatgttatttaaCAAATAAGGGGAAAAAAAGACCTAAAAAAGACAAGTCAACAAAGGTGACGAGGCCTAGAGGAAGACCTAGAAAGAATCCCAAAGGAAAAGTAATTGATAACACAAATAGTGAAACCCCCCAGTACATACCAGCCCTAGATGTTCAGTTTCCAGAAAGTTCTTCTGAGCTTCCTGCTTCGGATGGGGTTTGTTGGAACAATGAAGAAATATTACCTATCATTGACATGAGTAGAAGAGGACATAAAATAATTGAGGCCTCAAGTGAAAAATCAGCACAAATAAAGAGGCCTAGAGGAAGGCCTAAAAAGAGTTCAAAAGAAGCTACTGTATGTTCTTCAAATTCTGAGAATCAAGCTGTGCAAGCTCTTGCAGTTCAGGTTCCAGAAGATTCAGCTGAAATAAATTTTTCAGGCGCAGCTGATGGATATCGCAATGAATCAGCCTTGCAACAATGTTCAGTTGCAAAGCAGAAACAAACCAAGAAAGCTGCTTCTGCATGCAATACTATCTTGGAAACTCATGTTAAAAGTAGTAGGTTGAAAGCTAACCATAGGGATGTGGGATGCAACGAAGATGCGGCACTATTGACACAGGTTGAGAATGACTCAAGTCAACCTCATGGCAGCTCTGCAATGGGTAATGTAGTCGCCCCTAATTCTATTTCAGGGAATGTGACTATGCCAAAACTTGTGTCTTGCCTAGCTCATAATGGAAAGGTGGCATGGGATGTGAAATGGCAACCGCGCAACATGTATGACCCAGTAAGCAAACACCGAATGGGCTATCTTGCTGTCTTGTTGGGCAACGGATCTCTAGAAGT GTGGGAGGTTCCTCTTCCTCGTGTGTTGAGGGAGATTTATAAGCATAGGGAGGGCACTGATCCTCGTTTTATAAAATTGGCACCTGTATTTAAATGCTCAATGTTGAAGCGTGGTGGAAAACAAAG CATTCCGTTGACAGTGGAGTGGTCTGTCATGCCCCCTCATGACTATTTACTTGTGGGCTGCCATGATGGAATG GTTGCTTTGTGGAAATTCTCTATAAAGACTTCATCTAAATGTGATG ATACAAAGCCTGTGCTTTGTTTCAGGGGAGATGCAGCTCCTATTAGAGCCGTCGCCTGGACACCGTTTGAAGG tGATCCTGAGAGTTTCAATATAATAGTTACTGCTGGACATGAAGGCCTTAAGTTTTGGGACCTGCG TAATCCATTTCGTCCTTTGAGGAGTATGCAACCTGTGCCAAGAAACATATATAGTCTGGATTGGTTGCCAAAGCCAAG TTGCATCATTATGTCCTTTGAAGATGGGACAATGAAAACCATTAGCTTGGTGAAGGTTGCAAATGAATTCCCTGTAAATGGAAAAACATACAATGGGAAAAGACAACCCTGGTTGCACACTTATTCACTCTCATCTTCTGCCATATGGAATGTTCAAGTGTCACGTAACACAG GCATGGTTGCATACTGTGGTGCAGATGGTACTGTCTTCCGTTTTCAG CTTACGACTAAAGCAGTAGAAATAGGTGATTCACACCATAGTGTTCCATTCTTCCGCTGTGGGTCAGTAACTGAGGAGGACTCAACTCTTGTGATCAATAGTTCAGTTTCAACTGGTCCCTTTCCATTAAAGAGGTCCATTGAAAGGGTTCGGCATGCTCAATCTTTTCGAGACTTGCTGAGAAAAAGTGCAACCGGTGAGATGGCGAAGGCTTCGAATCCTGATTCTCAAACTTTTGGTTTGCCTTT CGCTCTGTGGTGA